GAGCCGCAGCAGGTGCTGGGCGTTCTTCTCCACCCGGTCCAGGCTCTTGCGCTGCTCGGGGGTCACCGGCCCGTCCACCTCGTCGAGGACGAGCTGGGTGTAGCCCAGGATGGAGTTCATGGGGGTGCGCAGCTCGTGGCTCATGTTGGCCAGGAACTCGCTCTTGAGCCGATCGAGCTCCTGGAGGTCCCGGTTGGCCGCCTCCAGCTCCCCTGTGCGCTCGCGCACCTTCTCTTCCAGGGTGCGATTGAGCTCCCGCACCTCGGAGTACAGGCGCGCGTTGGTGATGGCAAGTGCCAGCTCGCTCGCCAGGGCCTCGAAGGCCTCCACGAACTTCTGGGAGAAGAACCCCTTGCGGGTGTGGCTCGACGCCGCAAGCACCCCCAACACCTGGTCTTCCTGCACAATGGGAGTGGCGATGAGGCTCTGGAGTCCCGGCATCGCCTGCACCTCCAGGGGTGCCGTGGGTCCCAGCAGCCTCACGTCGGAGAGAAAGACCGTCTTTCGCCCCAGGACTGCCTGGCCCACGTAGGAGCGGGGATCGGGCCGCCCCTCCAGGGCCGGCGCATACTCATCCCCGCAGCCCCGCGCCATGCGGGGCCGCAGGACCCCGTCTTTCAGGAGGAACACCCCCTGGCACTCCAGCCCCAGGTCGGCGGCGATGAGGTCGAGCACCGAGGCGATGGCCGTTCCCTCGTCCAGGGTCGAGGCCACGCGCTTGGAGGCTTCGAAGAGCACCGAGAGCTCCACCACCCGCCGCTGGAGCTCCTCCCGGCTCTCCTCCAGGGAGAGGGAGACCGCGCCGAAGACGTCGAAGATCTCCTCGAGGGTCGTGCCCTTGAGGGAGAGGTACCGCTCCACCACCTGGCTCGCCGCCGCCTGTCCCACGGCACCCGCCAGGGTCCGCTCCACGAACCCCCGCAAGTCGAGCATGGTGTCGTCGGAGACGAGGGTTCCCGCCCCATAGGGCCTGCCGCCGAAGAACTCCCGCAGCCGCTCGGCCGCCTTCTCGGGCCCGAGGAACTTGGAGAGCAGCGCCTCCATCTCTTCCACCGAGGGAGCTCGGGCCAGGCGGAACTCGGGGCGGCGCCCCTGCGCGCGGCCCAGGGCCTCCACGAACCGCGAGACCTGCTCGGCCTCGGCCGCCGAAGGCCGGGTGAAGAGACTCACGGCGATGAAGGCGCCGGCGTTGCAGAACGTCGACCAGAACAAGCCGTGGGACCAGAGGTCGAGTCCTTCCAGCCCGAGGAAGGCCGTGGGGCGCAAGACGGCGATGCCCCAGGGCCCTTCGCTGAGGAGGCTCTCGGGCAGCCAGCCCGCCTGGGCCAGGGCGGGCACGAGGAAGAGGTAGAGCCAGGACGCAAAGCCCAGGGAGAGACCCGCCGCCGCCCCCCGCGCCGTGGCGCTGCGCCAGTAGAGGCCCCCGATGAAGGCCGGGGCGAACTGGGCCACTGCCGCAAAGCTCAGGAGCCCGATGTTCACGAGCATGAACGCCTCCCCCAGGAGGCGGTAGTACCCGTACCCCAGGAGGATGACCCCCACGATGCCCACCCGTTTGAGGTGGATGAGGTAGGGAGCGAAGTTCCGGGGCCAGCCCAGGCGCAGGAGGATCGGCATGGCCAGGTTGTTGAGGAACATGGTGGCAATGGTCACTGAGGAGACCACCACCATGCCCGTGGCCGCCGAGACGCCCCCCAGGAAGGCCACCAGGGCCAGGACCTCCCACCCCTGGTGCAGGGGCAGGGTGAGCACGAAGGTGTCGGCCATGCGCGCATCCCCGAAGATCAGGAGGCCGCCGAAGGCCACGGGGACCACGAAGAGGTTGATGAGGAACAGGTACAGGGGGAACATCCACATGGCGCCGCGGATGTGCTCCTCCGAGCAGTTCTCCACGACGCTGATGTGGAACTGGCGCGGCAGGAGCATGACCGAGGCCATGGAGAGGTAGAGGAGCGCAAACCAGGCCGTGAACGAGTCCTGGGGATCGTGGCCGAAGGTGAGCAAGTGCGCGTAGTCCTTGTGAGCGGCGATCTGGGCGAGGATGTCGCCGAATCCGTCGAAGATGCCCCAGGTCACGAAGCTCCCCATGGCCAGGAAGGCCGCGAGCTTGACCAGGCTCTCCAGCGCCACCGCCGCGACCATGCCCTCGTGGCGTTCCGAGGGGTCCAGGGTGCGAGCGCCGTACATGCCTCCGAAGATGGCCAGCACCACCGCCACCACGAACGCGGTGTCCTGGTAGAACGGCCCCGCGCTCCCCCCTGCCACCAGGGAGGCCGGCGCATACTCGGTGAGCACGGCAAAGGTGCTCGACACCGCCTTGAGCTGGAGCCCGATGTAGGGGGCATTGCCCACGATCGCCATCACCGTGACCAGGGCGCCGATCTTGGCGCTCTTGCCGTAGCGGGAGGCGATGAAATCGGAGATGGAGGTGATGTGGTTCTCCCGGGCGATGCGCACCATCTTGCGCAGCAGCGCCCACCAGGAGAAGGCCACCAGGGTCGGACCCAGGTACACCGCCA
The DNA window shown above is from Thermodesulfobacteriota bacterium and carries:
- a CDS encoding ATP-binding protein yields the protein MSLTPAWVAAIAFGYLLLLFGVAYWAEKRKDRGRSIISNPWVYSLSIAVYCTSWTFYGSVGRAASSGFGFLAVYLGPTLVAFSWWALLRKMVRIARENHITSISDFIASRYGKSAKIGALVTVMAIVGNAPYIGLQLKAVSSTFAVLTEYAPASLVAGGSAGPFYQDTAFVVAVVLAIFGGMYGARTLDPSERHEGMVAAVALESLVKLAAFLAMGSFVTWGIFDGFGDILAQIAAHKDYAHLLTFGHDPQDSFTAWFALLYLSMASVMLLPRQFHISVVENCSEEHIRGAMWMFPLYLFLINLFVVPVAFGGLLIFGDARMADTFVLTLPLHQGWEVLALVAFLGGVSAATGMVVVSSVTIATMFLNNLAMPILLRLGWPRNFAPYLIHLKRVGIVGVILLGYGYYRLLGEAFMLVNIGLLSFAAVAQFAPAFIGGLYWRSATARGAAAGLSLGFASWLYLFLVPALAQAGWLPESLLSEGPWGIAVLRPTAFLGLEGLDLWSHGLFWSTFCNAGAFIAVSLFTRPSAAEAEQVSRFVEALGRAQGRRPEFRLARAPSVEEMEALLSKFLGPEKAAERLREFFGGRPYGAGTLVSDDTMLDLRGFVERTLAGAVGQAAASQVVERYLSLKGTTLEEIFDVFGAVSLSLEESREELQRRVVELSVLFEASKRVASTLDEGTAIASVLDLIAADLGLECQGVFLLKDGVLRPRMARGCGDEYAPALEGRPDPRSYVGQAVLGRKTVFLSDVRLLGPTAPLEVQAMPGLQSLIATPIVQEDQVLGVLAASSHTRKGFFSQKFVEAFEALASELALAITNARLYSEVRELNRTLEEKVRERTGELEAANRDLQELDRLKSEFLANMSHELRTPMNSILGYTQLVLDEVDGPVTPEQRKSLDRVEKNAQHLLRLINDILDLSKIEAGRMELEVHPFDLGQLVAEVVDDQRALAEQKGVACRAVLETGDLKVAADPNKLREVLNNLVNNAIKFTDRGSVTVTVAGETRNDTAGVRVDVEDTGMGIPAQSQEEIFLAFKQLDGSITRTHGGTGLGLSIAKRLVELHGGSIGVESREGVGSRFTVWLPRKYPAPGGET